The following are encoded in a window of Alternaria dauci strain A2016 chromosome 5, whole genome shotgun sequence genomic DNA:
- a CDS encoding mitochondrial 54S ribosomal protein mL44, with the protein MKRIPIQRCASQLLAAPSPRRPSCPYTAAKNARRSSVIPHSHRIQARFQSTTAALPDDGALELEIAANAGTPSTRKSRKPRPLESLPSPHPKAAERSTKLHALRSRLSLPPRFPLPALARTLVHPSADPNPAFNNASLSILGRQLLGYYTSEWLLCNYPRLPTDVVFAAVEAYIGPRALTTIASEWGIEAAAEPGGEVDPGLLQFKRIPSGDDLPPELRRQAPWKWNITATHKIMKTDEFGSDNAAPGPHALQSIPVPLEEAASSFVRALIGAMHVHLGSPLVKRFFRDHFLSRHLDISTIFDFRVPTRDLSRLCAREGFEQPVARLISETGRLSRHPVFVVGVYSGKDKLGEGSGSSLDEGVTRAATAALKAWYLYKPVQVTVPSSMEGELDTSKWRPNYIDHGEVIV; encoded by the coding sequence ATGAAGCGGATACCCATACAAAGATGCGCCTCGCAACTGCTGGCTGCACCCTCGCCACGCCGGCCCTCGTGTCCATATACTGCAGCGAAGAATGCACGGAGAAGCAGCGTCATACCTCATAGTCACCGGATACAGGCCCGGTTCCAGAGCACCACAGCAGCACTGCCCGACGACGGGGCATTGGAACTCGAGATAGCAGCCAACGCCGGCACCCCATCGACACGCAAGTCACGAAAGCCACGGCCGCTCGAGAGCCTTCCCTCCCCACACCCAAAAGCTGCCGAGCGTTCGACCAAACTGCACGCCCTACGGAGTCGATTGTCCCTCCCGCCTCGATTCCCCCTCCCAGCCCTTGCACGAACCCTCGTCCACCCCTCCGCCGACCCCAACCCCGCCTTCAATAATGCCTCACTCTCCATACTCGGACGCCAGCTGCTGGGCTACTACACGTCCGAGTGGCTTCTGTGCAACTACCCCCGTCTTCCAACAGACGTCGTCTTCGCTGCCGTAGAAGCATACATTGGGCCGAGGGCCCTCACCACCATTGCAAGCGAATGGGGCATcgaggcggcggcggaaCCCGGTGGTGAGGTCGATCCTGGTCTACTGCAATTCAAGAGGATACCATCGGGCGATGATCTGCCGCCCGAGCTGAGACGACAAGCGCCCTGGAAGTGGAATATCACTGCCACCCACAAGATCATGAAAACCGACGAATTTGGCTCCGACAACGCCGCACCCGGTCCACACGCGCTGCAGAGCATACCAGTGCCACTGGAAGAGGCCGCTTCATCCTTTGTCCGAGCACTCATCGGCGCCATGCACGTACACCTTGGCTCTCCGCTCGTCAAGCGATTTTTCCGCGACCACTTCCTCAGCCGACATCTCGACATCAGCACAATCTTCGACTTCCGCGTGCCCACCCGCGACCTTTCACGATTATGCGCACGAGAAGGTTTCGAACAGCCTGTCGCCCGATTGATCTCAGAAACCGGTCGTCTGAGCAGACATCCCGTCTTCGTCGTTGGCGTATACAGTGGAAAGGACAAGCTAGGGGAGGGGTCAGGCAGCTCACTAGACGAGGGAGTGACAAGGGCAGCCACAGCGGCATTAAAGGCATGGTACCTCTACAAGCCAGTCCAAGTCACCGTCCCAAGCAGCATGGAGGGCGAGTTGGACACGAGCAAGTGGCGGCCGAACTACATCGACCACGGCGAGGTTATTGTCTAA